In Capsicum annuum cultivar UCD-10X-F1 chromosome 8, UCD10Xv1.1, whole genome shotgun sequence, the genomic window agaatatggtgcacaagatcgggatgcaaaggttcaaggatgttctcattagagggagttaatacgcattgtactcttttttccttacaaggttttgtcccacttgGTTTTcattgtaaggtttttaatgaggcagccgatatGAGTATTGTTAGAAATAtgtactatttttccttcactagattttttttcctactggattttgtctagtaaggttttaacgaggcacattttctaccaattagacattcaaggggagtgttataaatgtatttacattatagtgaatgtctatcaagatctatcaatatctactttgatatctattaggatttgaagcatccgtcttttacttaGACTAgaagtaaattttccctataaatagaggggttatgttcattgtatttacaatcctatgatctctcatccctcaagaaaaataagaattactctctctactcttcttcttgttctttatagTTTTATAACATAAGACATATTttaaaggcaaaatgaccttctgaactcttgtactatgtcggttttataaattggacacttttacttacatgttagtcatctggacccttgaacccatcaaaaataatattttgcacCCTTTGCCCGTTGACCTTGCAtatgtggcaaggtcatggtgactaggacaaagagagtgcaGCCACTCGCCTGGGGGTGCGAGTGgtgggtcaatttttggccaattttacattaaaataatttaaaaaattataaaatatattaaaatttataaaaaaaataattaaaaggggtccttttttttcctccatctttttaaaaataattttaaaatatttttaaaaatttaaaaatattttaaatttttttaaaataatttaatttttaaaaaaaatatttaaaataatttaaaaatatttaaaaattttttttttagaaaggtcttttttccctccatcttttttaatttaaaaatattattaaaaatttaaaaataatttaattttttttttaaatttaaaaatatttttaaaaatttttaaaataaaaataatttttcccgccccaccccagcccgtccccacccccacaccccacccagcctcatcccaccccacccctcaCCCCACTTCAACAACCGTCCAGCCCttcccaccccccacccccacacccTACCCAGCCCTGTCCCCCTTCCTCAACCCCAGGCCCCATACCCCTCCCACCACACCCCCAGCCCCCATACCCTTTAAtgcaattctttttattttcttaattaaaatttaaatttgaaatctttttatttttttggaaatttaaattgaaagtgagttaatagtgaatattgaaaaaaattagtgaatttagcttgaaaaaaaattaaaattttgtgaatttattaaaaatattcaaatttaaagataaaaaatttattatgtttgtatatatgaatttatagttaaaaatttaaattagttggagaagaattttaattatttgaaatggatttgatgtttaatttgtgaacaaaaataaaaatatgattattcaaatttttctataatttataaatttattttatttaattaaattaattttaatatttaatttattatgtagcattttaaaaatgacttgaaatttaatgtaattttttttaaatgacgtggcagaTGACGTGGCAGACGTGTCATGCGTGGTAGACGTGACAACTGACATGACCGCAGACGTaagggagagtgtgttacactcacccaAAAAAGGTTTTAAACGTTGCTTTTTAGTTGGTTTAGGAGTCCAAATGacaaatatataagtaaaagtgtccaacttacaaaaccgatatAGTACAAGAGTTCAGAAATTCATTTTGGCTATTTTAAACAATCGAGTAATTCTTGAATCACAATACTACAATCCTTTCGATGAAAGGATTCTCGCAATTACtcaaatttaaattctaaattaaCCCGACCCCATTACTTATTCTCGGTCCATAGCTCTTTATCAACCCAAATGTATCCACCTGGGCTGAACTTGGTTATATGTTTTCAAATTTAGCCACCTGGGCTGAACTTCAAATTTAGGccactaattttttaaaagacatGCTAAGCAAACAAAGCTTGAAAAGACTCAGAATCTTCAATGGAAGCAATCTTCTCTCTGGTTCCTTCCAATTGCTGCTTCAACATTAGGAGTTGATTCAAATTTTGACATCCTTCAACATCTATACTCTCCACCCAATGGCGGAGACCGTTCTTCCTCGGGGTCGAAGACCATCTCGACCCCGAGGAATCACCAGAAGCAACAACAACATCTTCAGAATTAGAATGATGGGAATTCAGCCCTGACGTTGATGGTTCCGTGCATCTACTACTGCTATTACCAGAAAAATGCTTCTGGATAACAGAATTAACGTCTCCGCAGGTATAAGGCCTTCCAGAAGATGAAAAAACAATAGAGGCAACACGAGAACCCGTCATGGATTCAAATTCTTTAGCTTTTTTGAAAAGCCCTTTCCGTCTTTTCGAGAACGTCGCCATCCTTGAGGTTTGCTTCGTGATTTTCTGAATCTCAATCTTCTTCTTCCCTGTGCCCATTCTCCttaatttcttcttctcttcttcttcaacaagtaGATTTTGCATTGGAATTTGTTTGAGGTTATGGTGTAAATGTGGtatttaaagagagtgaaaatgGAAATCAAATACGGGTTTGGTAAGGACTAATTCTATATTTGATTTCCTACATAACTTGTCCAGGACTGCACCGCCTTAAAAAATGAAGCGGcgtttcattttcaaaattcaaaatgaaaatacCTGTATTTATTACTTCCTCGTTTTTAAcctattttaatttgatataaaatttaaaaaaataaataaataattaaattttataattttgaattaaaaatatatcaaaatttactttgatatgaaatttaaaaaaataaataaaaaattaaattttataattttaaattaaaaatatatcaaaatgtacTTTAATCTTATTATTGTGAAgtggaaaattgaaattaaaaagttattctttttaaaacataaaagtatGCATTCTTTAAAAGAAATGTCCACTGATTTATTGTATGTCCAGTTTCACTTGTGATTATATAGTGATTGGAATTTGGAAGTAAGAAATATACATAAAGGATCTcgaattattttttgttaaaaagattATTAGCTtagttgttttagttttagtaaGGGTGTTTATCGATTGGTCCAAtccgattttatatattattagttcgatttattgattatttatttgtattttttttgtttttcgtcCGGTGTTCGCATTGGAGCTTCGACTAATTCGGATTGCGCGTTACAGGGTCAGTGCTCCCAGCAGAGTTTTCTCTATATCCAAGTCgaaccacaacccatgttgatatttatttgtaAATTTGTTATATCCATAAGAAAATTCCAGGTTGGTTGATTAAACCAAATGATATTCACCTAGGAAACATTTCATATGGTAAATCTAAACTAATGCAATATATGGAGGAGCAGCAGCAAACATCAAATAGTCAGTTTCCGTTAGTACATTCTGAACTGCAGTAATGGTTACAACATGAactgaaaatctttttttcatgCATTTTCTTCACACCGTCTCAAGAAGATTGGTATTTGATGCAAACACCCAAGTCCAAAGAAACCATTCTTTTTGCAAAGTGCTAAGATTTTTCCTACTCCAAGAAATACCACACCTATAACACCTCAAGGCcagaaagaagaaataaaaacaatggcagtagcagcagcagcaacaCCAAACAAAAGTCAAAAACACCAAAATGGGAAGAAAACTAAAGCACCTTTGATCAGCTCTTGTAATAGTTAGAGCAGATCAGACATCCTTCTTCTGTGGTGAGCTAGTGGTCTTCTAGGCTTTGGATCTGAGGGAGCGATAACTTTGGTTTGTTGTAACACAGATGGCTTAATCTCTGAATCATCGCCATACTTAATATCCCCTGCTACGGTATTAGTCTCACTATAACGTGATCTTTTATTTGAAGTTCGTAGCTGAGCTTTGAAGCGACGATCAAAGCTGTTTGATTGTGAAGTAGAAATTTGCATAGAGCTCCTAGCCCATGATCTCATACTTTTTGGTCTGTTATGGATTTCCCTTTCAGCTGTAGTCTCCCTTATTCGACTGGCAACCGTGGAACTCATGAATCGAGGCACTGAGCTAGTGCCATTTATTTTAAGTCCTTTCTCAGAATTTCTTGGAGTTACTGTGATTTCAGCGACATTTTCCTTTGGAGTTATAGGAAAGGTTTCTTCATCTTCAAGTGGCTGATACTTCTTCACGAAAAGCCTTTTATTCTCGCTCAATAAAAAATCAGCCTTCTGTATTTGTTTCCTGAGTTCTGTACATCCTTCTTCAGCTTCCTTCATTTGCTCCACAAGCTCAACAATCCTCTTTTCCCTTTGCTTCTTTGTATCCTAAAGAGATGCAAAACAATAAATAAGGAGAAGTCACAATGTCGCCAGTCgataggaaaaaaaaagaaaaaagaggggaTTACTTCTGAGAGTTCTCTGTTGCATTCCGCTGCTCTTGCTCTCTTTGCAAAGGTACAGGAGCATGTTGTCTCTCCAACATCTTCTTCGTATGGGCTAACATGGACTACCATCAAAACCTTCGATCTATCACCTAAAAAATTAAGTACAAAGAAACAAAGGATGAACAACTTAAACACATTTAGATGTCCTAAGTGCGAAGGCGAACAAGAGGTTTTTTTTACATCAACTGCTAAGTCAAAATTCCAAGATCCTGTAGCACTCCTAACCACAGATTGAATGCGACGAAGTATTGCACTACTGCTATCACAAAATATATCACCAAAATGTGAAAAATGTAATAGCTCTGACATGCATACAGGAAATGGCTTTTCAGGAATGAGAGAAATTACCTAAAGAATCCTTGAGAACTTGAGTCAACTTGCTATTCCTGAAATCAAAAGTCGCAACTTCATTAGTTATAGGAAATCACACTTCCAAATATTTAGATTCATAGCTCCTCAAGCCTTTTCTGTTGGGCAATGTAACAACGGAACAGATATAAAACTCAAGCAAGAAGAACACTAAGAACGTACTACCTAAATGCAGAAAAGAAAACCAGATTCCATTTATAAACACACAAGTTCATATATATTCACCTACCTATAAGGAACATGGCCTCTCTTCCTTCTAAGAGCTGCAATAACATCACCTAGTGCAGAAAGAGAGAGATTTATCGCCCTCCCCTCGTCAAGGGTTTGTCCAGTAGCTCCCGTTTTAAGTAGGCGCTCGCTCCCTCCAAGATCAACCATCCACAGTTTGCTTGCTTCTGCTTTACCTCCCAAAGCATCCCCATGGCGATATATACTGACCCTCGTCAAGctaaatacaaagaactaaacaGATAACATAACTGTTGAACCAAAGTAGTCCAATTGAAGATGGGAAAGACTTTCACACAAACTGGACACCTACCAATGCGATCTGCTAGATGTTTCATTTACATTCGTCCACGATGTGGATCTAACTCGCCTCCCCTTATGATACCACCATTTTGCTTTCGTAAAATTAGAGATTTCTACCTCAGTTAAACCATCGATTTCAACTGATCCTTTTGAATCTGTTTGAATATTTAGATTGCTGTAATAGAGTTAGCCAAACTATATCAGGAAATTCATAGTGGGTCGTCAAATTACATCCTCCTTTATAAGACAGGCCAAGATATTGGTAATTACCATCTTGATACTGTGTATCTCCGACTGGAAGGTCTTGGAGCAAGCAAATCCCTTATACTGCCCAAATAGACTTCGAGCATGCTAATCGAAAATGTAAATGAAGCTGAGCTATCTAAAGAGGAAAGGTGAAAAAGCTCCTGAAGAACACGAGGAATGATCCCTGGAGACTCGGTAGTTCCCTCCTaaagaacacaagaaaaacacCTATTTCATTTCTATAAGCATTAAAAAGGGCAGCTGGGTGTTCAAAACATCCCGCGTTAACTGGATCTTCATGACAAtgtaacaaatacaaaataagataacTAACCATCGTATATGTCTTGCCAGTTCCAGTTTGTCCATAAGCCAACATACACACATTGTGCCCATCAAGTGCAGATCTGATAATTGGCTCAACCTCAGCAAAAACATTTTCTACAGAATATTCAACCATAACAAATGCATTTACTAAATTTCTATGGAAATAAGATGGTCAACATTGAGCACATAAAATATTTTACCAACCTTGGATTGATTCCTGACGGAAAACCTTGTCAAATTCAAATTCTTTCCTGCTTCCACCAGATCTTACCACAATCTTCTCCGATTCAACTGAAATCGGTTGATGAATTCTCCGTTTATCTGTTGGTAAAAATGGTCTAACTCGGGAAAATACCCGGATGCAACCTACATTTCGGGATATTAATGTCTCATTCAGAATACATAAATGAAAGAGGGCAAAAATGAACACAAGTAAGAAGATCTCAAATGAAGTAAATGGCCAAACTAGAAATCACCTTTGATGTCTATTATCTTATTCAatgcttctcttcttttttcatcCAAAGATCTCTCTTTATGCCTCAAACTCACAATTTCACCTGCAAAACCATAagaggaaaagagagaaaaacaaaagaaagctcagatcatgaaaatttttaaaacaaagttCATATTACAAACATATCCCAAGAAAAAAAGCACCTTCCAAATTCAAAATCCTCTGCTCAAGCTGAAacttttcatcttcttcaaccaCATTGACATCTGTGAAAGTTGAAGGAATCTCTTGGGAAGACTCATCACCATTGGAATCTGGATTTGATCCTATTGGAGATGAATTCTCCAATGGCTTTCCATTTTCCAAAGGCAATGGCATATTTTCATCTCCACTAGAAACAAACATTGCTCTCATGTCCAAAAAGCGCACATAAAACAATGGCCTTTTTcctcaaaaaaatcacaaaattgagacaaaaatccaatctctttcaagttaaaagaACCCCAGATAATCAAAATCCaatctttctcaagaaaaaaagTCAAATCTTTGAGGTTNNNNNNNNNNNNNNNNNNNNNNNNNNNNNNNNNNNNNNNNNNNNNNNNNNNNNNNNNNNNNNNNNNNNNNNNNNNNNNNNNNNNNNNNNNNNNNNNNNNNNNNNNNNNNNNNNNNNNNNNNNNNNNNNNNNNNNNNNNNNNNNNNNNNNNNNNNNNNNNNNNNNNNNNNNNNNNNNNNNNNNNNNNNNNNNNNNNNNNNNNNNNNNNNNNNNNNNNNNNNNNNNNNNNNNNNNNNNNNNNNNNNNNNNNNNNNNNNNNNNNNNNNNNNNNNNNNNNNNNNNNNNNNNNNNNNNNNNNNNNNNNNNNNNNNNNNNNNNNNNNNNNNNNNNNNNNNNNNNNNNNNNNNNNNNNNNNNNNNNNNNNNNNNNNNNNNNNNNNNNNNNNNNNNNNNNNNNNNNNNNNNNNNNNNNNNNNNNNNNNNNNNNNNNNNNNNNNNNNNNNNNNNNNNNNNNNNNNNNNNNNNNNNNNNNNNNNNNNNNNNNNNNNNNNNNNNNNNNNNNNNNNNNNNNNNNNNNNNNNNNNNNNNNNNNNNNNNNNNNNNNNNNNNNNNNNNNNNNNNNNNNNNNNNNNNNNNNNNNNNNNNNNNNNNNNNNNNNNNNNNNNNNNNNNNNNNNNNNNNNNNNNNNNNNNNNNNNNNNNNNNNNNNNNNNNNNNNNNNNNNNNNNNNNNNNNNNNNNNNNNNNNNNNNNNNNNNNNNNNNNNNNNNNNNNNNNNNNNNNNNNNNNNNNNNNNNNNNNNNNNNNNNNNNNNNNNNNNNNNNNNNNNNNNNNNNNNNNNNNNNNNNNNNNNNNNNNNNNNNNNNNNNNNNNNNNNNNNNNNNNNNNNNNNNNNNNNNNNNNNNNNNNNNNNNNNNNNNNNNNNNNNNNNNNNNNNNNNNNNNNNNNNNNNNNNNNNNNNNNNNNNNNNNNNNNNNNNNNNNNNNNNNNNNNNNNNNNNNNNNNNNNNNNNNNNNNNNNNNNNNNNNNNNNNNNNNNNNNNNNNNNNNNNNNNNNNNNNNNNNNNNNNNNNNNNNNNNNNNNNNNNNNNNNNNNNNNNNNNNNNNNNNNNNNNNNNNNNNNNNNNNNNNNNNNNNNNNNNNNNNNNNNNNNNNNNNNNNNNNNNNNNNNNNNNNNNNNNNNNNNNNNNNNNNNNNNNNNNNNNNNNNNNNNNNNNNNNNNNNNNNNNNNNNNNNNNNNNNNNNNNNNNNNNNNNNNNNNNNNNNNNNNNNNNNNNNNNNNNNNNNNNNNNNNNNNNNNNNNNNNNNNNNNNNNNNNNNNNNNNNNNNNNNNNNNNNNNNNNNNNNNNNNNNNNNNNNNNNNNNNNNNNNNNNNNNNNNNNNNNNNNNNNNNNNNNNNNNNNNNNNNNNNNNNNNNNNNNNNNNNNNNNNNNNNNNNNNNNNNNNNNNNNNNNNNNNNNNNNNNNNNNNNNNNNNNNNNNNNNNNNNNNNNNNNNNNNNNNNNNNNNNNNNNNNNNNNNNNNNNNNNNNNNNNNNNNNNNNNNNNNNNNNNNNNNNNNNNNNNNNNNNNNNNNNNNNNNNNNNNNNNNNNNNNNNNNNNNNNNNNNNNNNNNNNNNNNNNNNNNNNNNNNNNNNNNNNNNNNNNNNNNNNNNNNNNNNNNNNNNNNNNNNNNNNNNNNNNNNNNNNNNNNNNNNNNNNNNNNNNNNNNNNNNNNNNNNNNNNNNNNNNNNNNNNNNNNNNNNNNNNNNNNNNNNNNNNNNNNNNNNNNNNNNNNNNNNNNNNNNNNNNNNNNNNNNNNNNNNNNNNNNNNNNNNNNNNNNNNNNNNNNNNNNNNNNNNNNNNNNNNNNNNNNNNNNNNNNNNNNNNNNNNNNNNNNNNNNNNNNNNNNNNNNNNNNNNNNNNNNNNNNNNNNNNNNNNNNNNNNNNNNNNNNNNNNNNNNNNNNNNNNNNNNNNNNNNNNNNNNNNNNNNNNNNNNNNNNNNNNNNNNNNNNNNNNNNNNNNNNNNNNNNNNNNNNNNNNNNNNNNNNNNNNNNNNNNNNNNNNNNNNNNNNNNNNNNNNNNNNNNNNNNNNNNNNNNNNNNNNNNNNNNNNNNNNNNNNNNNNNNNNNNNNNNNNNNNNNNNNNNNNNNNNNNNNNNNNNNNNNNNNNNNNNNNNNNNNNNNNNNNNNNNNNNNNNNNNNNNNNNNNNNNNNNNNNNNNNNNNNNNNNNNNNNNNNNNNNNNNNNNNNNNNNNNNNNNNNNNNNNNNNNNNNNNNNNNNNNNNNNNNNNNNNNNNNNNNNNNNNNNNNNNNNNNNNNNNNNNNNNNNNNNNNNNNNNNNNNNNNNNNNNNNNNNNNNNNNNNNNNNNNNNNNNNNNNNNNNNNNNNNNNNNNNNNNNNNNNNNNNNNNNNNNNNNNNNNNNNNNNNNNNNNNNNNNNNNNNNNNNNNNNNNNNNNNNNNNNNNNNNNNNNNNNNNNNNNNNNNNNNNNNNNNNNNNNNNNNNNNNNNNNNNNNNNNNNNNNNNNNNNNNNNNNNNNNNNNNNNNNNNNNNNNNNNNNNNNNNNNNNNNNNNNNNNNNNNNNNNNNNNNNNNNNNNNNNNNNNNNNNNNNNNNNNNNNNNNNNNNNNNNNNNNNNNNNNNNNNNNNNNNNNNNNNNNNNNNNNNNNNNNNNNNNNNNNNNNNNNNNNNNNNNNNNNNNNNNNNNNNNNNNNNNNNNNNNNNNNNNNNNNNNNNNNNNNNNNNNNNNNNNNNNNNNNNNNNNNNNNNNNNNNNNNNNNNNNNNNNNNNNNNNNNNNNNNNNNNNNNNNNNNNNNNNNNNNNNNNNNNNNNNNNNNNNNNNNNNNNNNNNNNNNNNNNNNNNNNNNNNNNNNNNNNNNNNNNNNNNNNNNNNNNNNNNNNNNNNNNNNNNNNNNNNNNNNNNNNNNNNNNNNNNNNNNNNNNNNNNNNNNNNNNNNNNNNNNNNNNNNNNNNNNNNNNNNNNNNNNNNNNNNNNNNNNNNNNNNNNNNNNNNNNNNNNNNNNNNNNNNNNNNNNNNNNNNNNNNNNNNNNNNNNNNNNNNNNNNNNNNNNNNNNNNNNNNNNNNNNTCAAAAGAACCCCAGATAGTCAAAAATTCTTCAACACAATATGGATTCTTGCTCAAATGACACTACAGCAGAAACTGAGCTGACCCACAAAGAAAATGCTGCCAGATCAACCAACCAAAGAACCCCTTtaccaataaaatataaataatggttcaGATCCTATTTATAGTAAAATATATAAAGAAGTAAGATTGAAGCTAACTCTGttacataaccaaaaaaaaaaggaatccaAAGAATAAATGCAGGAAGAAGACAAGAAAATGGGACTGGTTTTTTCCAGACATCCCAGGAGTTAAAAGCTTGACATAATTATGTGACTTCTCATGGCATCAAAACAtcatgaagagaaaaaaattaagtaaattttTTTGAATACTTTATTAAAAGAACATTTTATCTTGATCTATGgattattattatcaattttctttccttttttttttttgaacttatttttctcttcttcttttttcaattaTTCAATGATTGATCACTCCACGAGATGAAAAGGTTTTGAGACAGTTGGGCAGTTAATTTGACTAAAAAATGAAGAAGCATTTGGAAAAAGAAAAGGTGCAGAAGAAAAAAGTGGATTAGAGAAGAGGAACGTGAGGAGCGGAGGGAACATTTAAAAGTGCATTGGAAAAAATTGTAAAGATTGAGTTTTTATTCCTTTTAATACTctttttttatattgaaaaaagttAGTATTAGACATTATCCTAACTATGAATTATTGAAGTTTGacaaaaaaccaaaccaaagtgATGGTGAAGACGTGAAGGGTTTTCCACATACAAATATTAGAATCCCACTTCCTTAAAATTAGGAAAACAAAAATGTTCTATCCCTTTCATATTATGTGGATCTTAAActctttttaagaaaaatttaattaaaaatatattttacataatAACACATTCCGTATATTCtacacatatattttattaaattaattttattattatttaatactaTCAAAAGAGGTAATAAAAGATCCAAATAAAATGAATTCTGTAAGACTATTTTAAGAAGGTTGTACGCCCCTTGACATTACTCTGTCATCATCAAGCCCCTCACCAAAAAATTCACCCATCAA contains:
- the LOC107879789 gene encoding agamous-like MADS-box protein AGL61, producing MQNLLVEEEEKKKLRRMGTGKKKIEIQKITKQTSRMATFSKRRKGLFKKAKEFESMTGSRVASIVFSSSGRPYTCGDVNSVIQKHFSGNSSSRCTEPSTSGLNSHHSNSEDVVVASGDSSGSRWSSTPRKNGLRHWVESIDVEGCQNLNQLLMLKQQLEGTREKIASIEDSESFQALFA
- the LOC107839495 gene encoding kinesin-like protein KIN-14U; translated protein: MRAMFVSSGDENMPLPLENGKPLENSSPIGSNPDSNGDESSQEIPSTFTDVNVVEEDEKFQLEQRILNLEGEIVSLRHKERSLDEKRREALNKIIDIKGCIRVFSRVRPFLPTDKRRIHQPISVESEKIVVRSGGSRKEFEFDKVFRQESIQENVFAEVEPIIRSALDGHNVCMLAYGQTGTGKTYTMEGTTESPGIIPRVLQELFHLSSLDSSASFTFSISMLEVYLGSIRDLLAPRPSSRRYTVSRCNLNIQTDSKGSVEIDGLTEVEISNFTKAKWWYHKGRRVRSTSWTNVNETSSRSHCLTRVSIYRHGDALGGKAEASKLWMVDLGGSERLLKTGATGQTLDEGRAINLSLSALGDVIAALRRKRGHVPYRNSKLTQVLKDSLGDRSKVLMVVHVSPYEEDVGETTCSCTFAKRARAAECNRELSEDTKKQREKRIVELVEQMKEAEEGCTELRKQIQKADFLLSENKRLFVKKYQPLEDEETFPITPKENVAEITVTPRNSEKGLKINGTSSVPRFMSSTVASRIRETTAEREIHNRPKSMRSWARSSMQISTSQSNSFDRRFKAQLRTSNKRSRYSETNTVAGDIKYGDDSEIKPSVLQQTKVIAPSDPKPRRPLAHHRRRMSDLL